One window of Gemmatimonadaceae bacterium genomic DNA carries:
- the thyX gene encoding FAD-dependent thymidylate synthase: MPLVARRARSLISLFVVPADFRLPIPDPPMRYYAEPVLTLLSRPSFTTPEHLPVSWIGESTDGERLAEFAGRLCYMSQHNPAKRETREYLENIKKQGHGSVLEHANYSILLEGVSRSLTHELVRHRAGFAYSQLSQRYVDESQASFVIPPAIVADEALEATWRAQVEQAQATYVDLVAQLMERYGWVADKVHRRKMAREAARAVLPNATETKIVVTGNARAWRTMLELRSSEGAELEIRRLAVAVLRLLTQEAPGFFSDFEIYQGEDRREAARISYHKV, from the coding sequence TTGCCGCTTGTCGCCCGCCGCGCGCGGTCATTGATTTCGCTCTTCGTCGTTCCCGCCGATTTCCGACTACCGATTCCCGACCCGCCGATGCGCTACTACGCCGAGCCCGTGCTCACGCTGCTGTCACGTCCGAGCTTCACGACGCCCGAGCATTTGCCCGTGAGCTGGATTGGCGAGAGCACCGACGGCGAGCGATTGGCCGAATTTGCCGGACGGCTCTGCTACATGAGCCAGCACAATCCGGCGAAGCGTGAGACGCGGGAGTATCTGGAGAACATCAAGAAGCAGGGGCACGGGAGTGTGCTGGAGCATGCGAACTACTCGATTCTCCTCGAGGGCGTGAGCCGTTCGCTGACGCATGAGCTGGTCCGGCATCGTGCCGGCTTCGCCTACTCGCAGCTGTCGCAGCGCTACGTGGACGAGTCGCAGGCGAGCTTCGTGATTCCGCCGGCGATCGTGGCGGACGAGGCGCTCGAGGCGACGTGGCGCGCGCAGGTGGAGCAGGCGCAGGCGACGTACGTCGATCTCGTGGCGCAGCTGATGGAGCGCTATGGCTGGGTGGCGGACAAGGTCCATCGCCGGAAGATGGCGCGCGAGGCGGCGCGTGCGGTGTTGCCGAATGCGACGGAGACGAAAATCGTCGTGACGGGAAATGCGCGCGCGTGGCGGACGATGCTCGAGCTCCGCTCGAGCGAGGGCGCGGAGCTGGAGATTCGCCGGCTCGCGGTGGCGGTGTTGCGGCTGCTCACGCAGGAAGCGCCGGGATTTTTCTCTGATTTCGAGATTTATCAGGGCGAGGATCGTCGCGAGGCGGCGCGAATTTCTTACCACAAGGTCTGA